In Phyllopteryx taeniolatus isolate TA_2022b chromosome 8, UOR_Ptae_1.2, whole genome shotgun sequence, one genomic interval encodes:
- the usf1 gene encoding upstream stimulatory factor 1 yields the protein MKSQQKSPDPDGSTTLNEEGSVATAEDPAAIAAIQSASTYTDQPIKYLFKTEGGGGQVTYRVIQVSDGQLEGQTDGGAAVSLVTGFPATTQAVTQAVFSQSEGLEGDGGTETQYTYYPATIADATTGAMVTTVQASDTLLSQTTPTGQLYVMMSPQEVLTGSSQRTIAPRTQPYIAKQEAPRGSRDEKRRAQHNEVERRRRDKINNWIVQLSKTIPDCNIDYTKTGQSKGGILSKACDYIKELRQSNLKLGEDLGTLDRLRIDNQLLRQEVEDWKSKNQILRNVLRQHGIVGSSSTDSQ from the exons ATGAAGAG CCAACAAAAAAGCCCTGATCCAGATGGGAGTACCACTCTCAATGAAGAAG GCTCAGTGGCCACTGCAGAAGACCCAGCAGCTATTGCAGCTATTCAGTCTGCCTCCACATACACAGATCAACCCATCAAGTACTTATTCAAGACAGAAGGAGGAGGTGGACAG GTGACCTATAGAGTGATCCAGGTGTCTGACGGCCAGTTGGAGGGTCAGACAGATGGAGGTGCAGCAGTGAGCCTGGTCACTGGTTTCCCTGCAACCACTCAGGCCGTCACACAG GCTGTGTTCTCTCAGTCCGAAGGGCTTGAGGGAGACGGCGGCACTGAGACACAGTACACATACTATCCTGCCACTATTGCTGACGCCACAACAGGGGCCATGGTGACCACAGTTCAGGCATCTGACACACTCCTCAGCCAGACCACACCcacgg GGCAACTCTATGTGATGATGTCACCCCAGGAGGTTTTGACAGGATCCAGTCAAAGGACAATCGCACCTCGCACTCAACCATACATAGC AAAACAAGAGGCTCCTCGGGGTTCCAGAGATGAGAAACGGCGTGCACAGCACAACGAAG TTGAGCGCAGACGTCGGGACAAAATCAATAATTGGATCGTGCAGCTGTCGAAGACAATACCCGACTGTAACATCGATTATACCAAGACGGGACAG AGTAAAGGGGGAATTTTGTCCAAAGCCTGTGACTACATCAAGGAACTCCGACAAAGCAACCTAAAATTGGGGGAAGATCTCGGCACACTTGATCGACTTCGGATTGACAATCAGCTTCTCCGACAGGAG GTAGAAGACTGGAAATCCAAGAATCAGATCCTGAGGAATGTGCTACGTCAGCATGGCATTGTGGGATCATCCAGCACGGACTCTCAGTGA